The following proteins come from a genomic window of Palaemon carinicauda isolate YSFRI2023 chromosome 12, ASM3689809v2, whole genome shotgun sequence:
- the LOC137650625 gene encoding piggyBac transposable element-derived protein 3-like → MFRGHTFYGHRNAALETQERTPWVAPDDAEGSDVDVSPLDVDSDDDDPSYVPDDEGLTLEDAFDPPNARGRRVNVVVPQEMPVEEEGEGEVNPKRPRVGEWKKDDIDIQPLPDFIHPQPDFLREPYEYFSQFFTAELRDHIVFQSNLYSRQKDVGSNFHISEEDVMVFLGLIIYMGLVPLPSIVDFWAVKTRIPQVADFMSRNRFKAIRSSLHFNDNDQAAGSQDRFFKVRVPFSKVTREFLKVPETPIHSIDEVMVAYKGTRAGNLRQYVAKKPDKWGYKLFCRSSVDGFVHDILMYQGETTFVSHPTQLSEEENAMSVTSKFVVSLVKTIKDPSHAAVYADNYFTSIGLAKYLRSKYGCRYVGTARENRVGHPPLKSVKEMSKKTTQRGTLDYVSSDGILVARWKDNSVVTILSTDVGVNPMGTVERYDRAQKKKVPIPCPSAIQMYNNRMGGIDKSDMLTHLYKTPFRAKRYYMRLFAYLLDLIICNAWILYKRDCLALQTNPKPLKDFRLDISNWLRSFKTSNFRITRNSLGTRDVPLPKRGQRAVLPSIESRQDATALHMPKHVTMRQTCKFCSTAGHIHRSRWMCEECKVALCLTENRNCFALFHKISK, encoded by the exons atg tttcgtggccatacgttttatgggcatcgcaacgctgcattggagactcaggaacgtacaccatgggttgcccctgacgatgctgaaggaagtgatgtcgacgtgagccctttggatgtcgacagtgatgacgacgacccttcgtacgttcctgacgacgaaggccttactctggaggatgcttttgaccctcccaatgctagag gtcgcagggtcaatgttgttgtccctcaggagatgcctgtggaagaggaaggtgaaggtgaggttaaccctaagaggcctcgtgttggtgaatggaagaaggacgacattgacatccaacccctgcccgacttcattcatccacagccggacttcttgagggaaccttatgagtatttctctcagttcttcacagctgaattgagggatcacatcgttttccagtccaacctgtactcaagacagaaggatgtaggcagtaacttccacatatcagaagaggatgtcatggttttccttggcctcatcatatacatgggcctggttcctctccctagcatcgtcgacttctgggccgtgaagaccaggattcctcaggttgcagacttcatgtccaggaaccgcttcaaggccattcgatcatcacttcacttcaacgacaatgaccaggcagcaggctcccaagatcggttcttcaaggtgagagtccccttcagcaaggtcaccagagagttcctgaaagttcccgagactcctatccattccattgatgaagtgatggttgcctacaagggcacaagggctggtaaccttcgccagtatgtagccaagaagcctgacaagtggggctacaagttgttctgccgctccagcgtggatggatttgtgcatgatattcttatgtaccaaggggagacaacctttgtgagccaccctactcagctgtctgaagaggagaatgccatgtctgtcacttccaagtttgttgtctcccttgttaagaccatcaaggacccaagtcacgcagcagtgtatgcagacaactacttcaccagtatagggttggctaagtacctgagatcgaagtatggatgccggtatgtgggaactgccagggaaaaccgagttggacatcctcccctgaagtctgtgaaggagatgagcaagaagacgacgcaaaggggcacactggactacgtctcttctgatggcatcctcgttgcaagatggaaggacaacagcgtcgtgacaatcttgtccactgatgtcggtgtcaaccccatgggaacagtggagcggtacgacagggcacagaagaagaaggttcccattccttgtccatctgccatccagatgtacaacaaccgcatgggtggcatcgacaaaagtgacatgttgacacacctctacaagacccccttcagagcaaagaggtactacatgaggctctttgcttacctcctggacctgatcatctgcaacgcttggattctgtacaagagggattgcttggctttgcagacgaacccaaagcccctcaaggacttccgactggatatctccaattggctgagaagtttcaagacatcaaacttcaggattactagaaattctcttggcaccagggatgtccctttgcccaaaaggggccaacgggcagttttgccaagtatagagtcacgccaggatgccactgccctacacatgccaaagcatgtcaccatgaggcagacctgcaagttctgttcaactgcaggccacatccacaggtctcgctggatgtgtgaggagtgcaaggtggccctttgcctcactgaaaatcgtaattgttttgctttgtttcataagatttccaagtaa